One stretch of Daphnia pulicaria isolate SC F1-1A chromosome 6, SC_F0-13Bv2, whole genome shotgun sequence DNA includes these proteins:
- the LOC124341806 gene encoding uncharacterized protein LOC124341806: MLNFVFFNLVKSNFVIVSINEGARKDGLCSGPSPVEDGYCEHEQLNPMDSISAPNSSQQLVTPNVNEPASEDDSISDPSQVEEAYCEREQVDSVSAPQCPEQLVTPTIHEPASEFVLISDPSLVADGFVEHEHSSMNENSTESITAPQSYFPEQLVTPAVPEPASEDDQTSYHQ, from the exons ATGCTTAACTTTGTATTCTTTAATTTAGTGAAAAGCAACTTTGTTATTGTTTCCATCAATGAAGGTGCAAGAAAGGATGGCCTGTGTTCCGGTCCTTCACCAGTTGAGGATGGCTATTGTGAGCATGAGCAACTGAATCCTATGGACAGTATTTCTGCTCCGAACAG TTCACAACAACTAGTGACTCCCAATGTCAACGAACCAGCAAGTGAGGATGACAGTATTTCTGATCCATCACAAGTTGAGGAAGCCTATTGCGAACGTGAGCAAGTGGACAGCGTATCAGCTCCACAATG TCCAGAGCAACTAGTGACTCCCACTATTCATGAACCAGCAAGTGAGTTTGTCCTGATTTCCGATCCATCACTAGTTGCAGATGGATTCGTGGAACATGAGCATTCTTCAATGAATGAGAATTCTACGGAAAGCATTACTGCTCCACAAAGCTATTT TCCAGAGCAACTAGTGACTCCCGCGGTCCCCGAACCAGCAAGTGAGGATGACCAGACTTCCTATCATCAATAA